One genomic window of Thermoanaerobaculum aquaticum includes the following:
- the nadD gene encoding nicotinate-nucleotide adenylyltransferase produces MRRVAVFGGTFDPVHLGHLVPTVGAAETFGFSQVVFIPAFDPPHKQGAVLAPFSHRFAMLALATQPYDRFFVSDLEMGRPGPTYTVDTLREFTRRCPESEVYFLLGSDSFSQIETWHRWQELVDLAHLVVLHRATVWGDKLLELVPARLRERLTPVRLFEPVPDPPPGRKLVYLLEHEPFPVSASLIRERLQAGQTISELVPPEVHRWIVKYGLYHQVSHGC; encoded by the coding sequence GTGAGGCGGGTCGCGGTTTTTGGCGGCACCTTCGATCCGGTGCACTTGGGCCATTTGGTCCCCACCGTGGGGGCTGCTGAAACCTTTGGCTTTTCCCAGGTGGTGTTCATTCCCGCCTTTGATCCCCCGCACAAGCAAGGGGCGGTGCTGGCCCCCTTTTCCCACCGCTTTGCCATGCTGGCTTTGGCCACCCAGCCCTACGATCGTTTTTTTGTTTCCGACCTGGAGATGGGGCGGCCGGGGCCCACCTACACGGTGGACACCTTGCGGGAGTTCACGCGTCGCTGCCCTGAATCGGAGGTTTACTTCCTTTTGGGTAGCGATTCCTTTTCGCAAATCGAAACCTGGCACCGGTGGCAGGAGCTTGTTGATCTGGCTCATTTGGTGGTTCTCCACCGGGCTACGGTGTGGGGCGACAAGCTCCTGGAGCTCGTTCCTGCCCGCCTCAGGGAGCGTTTGACACCGGTGCGGTTGTTTGAGCCGGTGCCCGACCCACCCCCTGGCCGCAAGTTGGTGTACCTTTTGGAGCATGAGCCGTTTCCGGTTTCCGCAAGCCTCATCCGCGAGCGCCTGCAAGCCGGGCAAACCATTTCCGAATTGGTTCCCCCCGAGGTTCACCGCTGGATCGTGAAGTACGGTTTGTACCATCAGGTCTCCCATGGATGCTGA
- a CDS encoding NAD+ synthase codes for MTSLPAVDIPLLAEVLQRFLAEELRASGLSGYVCGLSGGLDSAVAAALAVRAVGPEKLRLLALPGPTSSPESLAHAQEAANTLGVRLELVDLSAPSRLLAQTLGCEDDRLRFGNLLARLRMVALFDAARAHGLLVLGTSNKSEILLGYSTLFGDQAASVHPLGDVWKTHVFALGEYLGVPAVILQKPPTADLWPGQTDAGELGFDYLEADPILYYHHDQGLSEAELCAQGFPPELVAKVLATYRRNRFKWRPTVIARVSASCINVDRILPRNPRP; via the coding sequence GTGACGAGCTTACCCGCAGTTGACATCCCGCTGCTTGCTGAGGTGTTGCAGCGCTTTTTGGCCGAGGAGCTGCGGGCCTCCGGCCTTTCCGGGTACGTCTGCGGGCTTTCCGGGGGCCTGGACTCGGCGGTGGCCGCGGCGCTAGCGGTGCGCGCCGTGGGTCCGGAAAAGCTGCGACTCCTGGCCCTTCCCGGTCCCACCTCCAGCCCCGAGAGCTTGGCCCACGCCCAGGAAGCGGCCAACACCTTAGGGGTTCGCCTGGAGCTCGTGGACCTCAGCGCCCCTTCCCGTCTTTTGGCGCAGACTTTGGGCTGCGAGGACGATCGTCTGCGTTTTGGCAACCTCTTAGCGCGCTTGCGGATGGTGGCGCTTTTTGACGCCGCCCGCGCCCACGGCTTGCTGGTTCTGGGAACCTCCAACAAGAGCGAGATCCTCCTGGGCTACTCCACGCTTTTTGGCGATCAAGCGGCTTCCGTACACCCCCTGGGCGACGTGTGGAAAACCCACGTGTTTGCCCTGGGGGAGTACCTGGGAGTTCCCGCGGTGATCCTGCAAAAGCCCCCCACTGCCGACCTGTGGCCGGGACAAACCGATGCCGGTGAGCTGGGGTTTGATTACCTGGAAGCCGACCCCATCCTCTACTACCACCACGATCAGGGGCTTTCGGAAGCCGAACTGTGCGCCCAGGGTTTCCCGCCGGAACTGGTGGCCAAGGTGCTGGCCACCTACCGCCGTAACCGCTTCAAGTGGCGGCCCACGGTGATTGCCCGCGTTTCCGCCTCCTGCATTAACGTGGACCGCATCTTGCCCCGCAACCCCAGACCGTGA
- a CDS encoding TraR/DksA family transcriptional regulator, producing the protein MSVTNLEAIKQELEAKRQEILDGIARARALGRVEGKTGAPDIADRAASALQREFSFSLTENEGKILKLIDEALVRLQNGSYGLCVHCGQAIEPARLAAVPWARHCLACQELQDRGEI; encoded by the coding sequence GTGAGCGTTACCAACTTAGAAGCCATCAAGCAGGAGTTGGAGGCCAAGAGGCAGGAAATCCTGGACGGCATTGCTCGGGCCAGGGCTTTGGGCCGCGTGGAAGGGAAAACCGGAGCCCCAGACATTGCCGATCGGGCCGCCTCCGCGTTACAGCGGGAGTTTTCCTTTTCCCTTACGGAAAACGAGGGCAAGATCCTGAAGCTCATTGATGAGGCGCTGGTGCGCCTGCAAAACGGGAGCTACGGTCTTTGCGTCCACTGCGGGCAGGCCATCGAGCCGGCTCGTTTGGCGGCGGTCCCTTGGGCCAGGCACTGCCTCGCCTGTCAGGAACTTCAGGACCGGGGTGAGATCTGA
- the rsmI gene encoding 16S rRNA (cytidine(1402)-2'-O)-methyltransferase, translating to MTRAIPPTSAPGTLFVVATPIGTLADLSPRAREVLASVAVILAEDTRRTSKLLAAAGISTKLLAFHEHNESKVLPAILAKLQAGMSVALVSDAGTPLLCDPGYRLVRACRLAGLPVAAVPGPSAVTAALSVAGLPPYPFTFLGFLPPKGEARKRFLRRFAGLDHTLVVFLSPHRLSAELADCAEVLGGEREACLLAELSKVHERCEHGTLGALAEKTHLAKGEFTLVVGPPPQAPPREPQAHEAQALVRELLAQGHSPGEAKKLAAEKLGVSRKKLYELLEAAKSEA from the coding sequence GTGACCCGGGCCATTCCCCCTACCTCGGCACCCGGAACGCTCTTCGTGGTGGCCACACCCATCGGCACCCTGGCCGACCTCTCCCCCCGGGCCCGGGAGGTTTTGGCCTCGGTGGCGGTGATCCTGGCCGAGGACACCCGCCGTACCAGCAAGCTCTTGGCGGCGGCAGGCATCAGCACCAAACTTCTGGCCTTCCACGAGCACAACGAAAGCAAAGTGCTGCCGGCCATTCTGGCCAAGTTGCAAGCGGGGATGAGCGTGGCGCTGGTTTCCGACGCCGGCACCCCGCTTTTGTGCGATCCCGGGTACCGCCTGGTGCGGGCCTGCAGGCTTGCGGGGTTACCGGTGGCTGCCGTGCCCGGTCCCTCGGCGGTGACCGCCGCCTTAAGCGTTGCCGGCCTTCCCCCCTATCCCTTTACTTTCCTGGGCTTTTTGCCGCCCAAGGGTGAGGCCCGCAAGCGCTTCCTGCGGCGCTTTGCCGGGCTTGATCACACGCTGGTGGTTTTTCTTTCCCCCCATCGCTTGTCAGCAGAGCTCGCCGACTGCGCCGAGGTTTTGGGTGGCGAGCGGGAGGCCTGCCTTTTGGCCGAGCTTTCCAAGGTGCACGAGCGCTGCGAGCACGGCACGCTGGGGGCTCTCGCTGAAAAAACCCACCTGGCCAAGGGGGAGTTCACCCTGGTGGTAGGACCCCCGCCGCAAGCACCGCCCAGGGAGCCCCAAGCCCACGAGGCTCAGGCCTTGGTCCGCGAGCTTTTGGCCCAGGGGCATTCGCCCGGGGAAGCCAAGAAGCTGGCGGCCGAAAAGCTTGGGGTTTCCAGGAAAAAGCTTTACGAGCTGTTGGAAGCGGCAAAAAGCGAGGCGTAA
- a CDS encoding sigma 54-interacting transcriptional regulator → MTPLYRSLNAEAAKLARELARVAPTSLPLLLEGETGTGKSFLARRLHRRSRPGKPLVVVDCAAIPETLLPSELFGHTAGAFTDATRSRPGALEQAGDGTLVLDRLDALTPATQAALLRVLEEQRFTPLGGSQPRPLRARVIALVGFGVADKLKTGEFRADLYHRVAGFHALLLPLRNRPEDILPTARAWLAKHAPSFRLEAEAEKLLGAYPWPGNFRELEGVLQRAVLSAQASTVGPRELRLPLWDWKDALPQLARKALPLAEASKLYALFVLAQEGGNVSRAARLLGVSRRTLIRWKREP, encoded by the coding sequence ATGACGCCCCTATACCGCAGCCTCAACGCCGAGGCCGCGAAGCTCGCCCGGGAGCTGGCCCGGGTGGCCCCCACCTCGCTACCTCTGCTGCTGGAAGGGGAAACCGGCACCGGCAAGAGCTTTTTGGCCCGTCGCCTTCACCGCCGCTCGCGGCCCGGCAAGCCCTTGGTGGTGGTGGACTGTGCCGCCATCCCCGAAACCCTGTTGCCCTCGGAGTTGTTTGGCCACACGGCCGGGGCTTTTACCGATGCCACCCGCTCCCGTCCCGGGGCGCTGGAGCAGGCGGGGGACGGGACCCTGGTGCTAGACCGCCTGGATGCCTTGACGCCGGCCACCCAGGCGGCGCTGTTGCGGGTGCTGGAGGAGCAGCGCTTTACCCCCTTGGGGGGAAGCCAACCGCGACCGCTGCGGGCCCGGGTCATTGCCCTGGTGGGCTTTGGGGTGGCGGACAAGCTAAAAACCGGCGAGTTTCGCGCTGATCTTTACCACCGGGTTGCTGGCTTCCACGCGCTTTTGCTGCCCTTGCGAAACCGCCCCGAGGACATCCTCCCCACCGCCAGGGCTTGGCTTGCCAAGCATGCCCCCTCCTTCCGTTTGGAGGCCGAGGCGGAAAAGCTGCTTGGCGCTTACCCCTGGCCGGGGAACTTCCGGGAGCTTGAAGGCGTGCTCCAGCGGGCGGTGTTGTCGGCGCAGGCTTCCACCGTGGGTCCCAGGGAGCTGCGTTTGCCGCTCTGGGATTGGAAGGATGCCTTGCCTCAGCTTGCCAGAAAGGCTTTGCCTTTAGCGGAGGCTAGCAAGCTTTACGCGCTTTTCGTGCTGGCTCAGGAAGGGGGCAACGTCTCCCGGGCAGCTCGCCTTTTGGGGGTGTCCCGGAGGACCCTCATCCGCTGGAAGCGAGAGCCGTGA
- the rsfS gene encoding ribosome silencing factor, with protein MDAEIFSRLQKVVAAMEAKKAYHLLALDVSGKTSIADAFVLCSVASSRQAQAVADEVDRVLAQAGVHALSVEGYLHGTWILMDYGDFVLHIFQEDRREYYGLERLWGDAPDITAALRPPQSL; from the coding sequence ATGGATGCTGAGATCTTCTCCCGGCTGCAAAAGGTCGTGGCGGCCATGGAAGCCAAGAAGGCCTATCACCTTTTGGCCCTGGACGTTTCCGGAAAAACCTCCATTGCCGATGCTTTTGTACTGTGCTCGGTGGCCTCCAGCCGCCAGGCGCAGGCGGTGGCGGACGAGGTAGATCGGGTGCTGGCGCAAGCCGGGGTGCACGCCCTGTCGGTGGAGGGCTACCTGCACGGCACCTGGATCCTCATGGACTACGGCGATTTTGTGCTGCACATCTTTCAGGAGGACCGGCGGGAGTACTACGGCCTGGAGCGACTCTGGGGGGATGCCCCGGATATCACCGCTGCGCTTCGGCCGCCGCAAAGCCTATGA
- a CDS encoding nitrilase-related carbon-nitrogen hydrolase: protein MTALSDSQRERVTVALAQIATCPGQLTHNLQAHLWALEQARKAKAELVIFPELSLSGYLLGHGVLELAMDLEDPRLGPLREASRDTAILVGLPLREASGGIANAAVLFHGGQVVGVHRKLYLPTYGMFDEGRYFVPGRSVAPLPWPRAHIGVLICEDAWHPTTASILVQRGAELLVMVAGGPSEIGGDDVPQGLKRWHWIVGATAITTVTPTFFANRCGWEEGILFSGGSWAVDGRGRTLGGPAPACDPAVIVAEVDLAAARRHRTLSPIPQAERWELWQAEVERNRDELTRS from the coding sequence GTGACGGCCTTGAGTGACTCGCAGCGGGAACGCGTGACTGTAGCCCTGGCCCAAATCGCCACCTGTCCGGGTCAGCTCACCCACAACCTTCAAGCTCACCTTTGGGCCCTGGAGCAAGCCAGGAAAGCTAAGGCGGAGCTGGTGATTTTCCCCGAGCTTTCGCTTTCCGGCTACCTCCTGGGTCACGGGGTCTTGGAGCTGGCCATGGACCTGGAGGACCCGAGGCTTGGGCCTCTGCGGGAAGCATCCCGGGACACCGCAATCCTGGTGGGTTTGCCGTTGCGGGAGGCCAGCGGCGGCATTGCCAACGCCGCCGTGCTTTTCCACGGCGGGCAGGTGGTGGGCGTGCATCGCAAGCTCTACCTCCCCACCTACGGGATGTTTGACGAGGGGCGGTACTTCGTGCCCGGCCGCTCGGTGGCCCCTTTGCCTTGGCCCCGCGCCCATATCGGCGTGCTCATCTGCGAGGACGCCTGGCACCCCACCACCGCCAGCATCCTGGTGCAACGGGGCGCGGAGCTTCTGGTGATGGTGGCGGGAGGCCCCTCGGAAATTGGGGGAGACGACGTCCCCCAAGGGCTCAAGCGCTGGCATTGGATCGTGGGGGCCACCGCCATCACCACCGTTACCCCCACGTTTTTCGCCAACCGCTGCGGCTGGGAAGAGGGGATCTTGTTTTCCGGAGGCTCCTGGGCGGTGGATGGGCGGGGTCGCACCCTGGGTGGACCGGCCCCTGCCTGCGACCCCGCGGTCATCGTGGCCGAGGTGGATCTGGCCGCGGCCCGCCGCCACCGCACCCTGTCGCCCATCCCCCAGGCCGAGCGGTGGGAGCTGTGGCAAGCCGAGGTGGAGAGAAACCGTGACGAGCTTACCCGCAGTTGA
- a CDS encoding 23S rRNA (pseudouridine(1915)-N(3))-methyltransferase RlmH, which produces MRQVKLLYVGARPEAQWEALCQLYRERLQRFLHWQERRLPLAPGRKEDPKGALAREAKAILRELGERERVVALDERGTEWSTEELASFLHVHLPLGPLTFVIGSDLGLHPEVLERAQVRWSLTRLTLPHELARLLVMEQLYRALDLLAGGSYHRAKV; this is translated from the coding sequence GTGAGGCAGGTCAAGCTCCTCTACGTGGGCGCCCGCCCGGAAGCGCAATGGGAGGCGCTCTGCCAGCTGTACCGTGAGCGGTTGCAGCGCTTCCTCCACTGGCAGGAGCGGCGCCTGCCTTTGGCGCCCGGGCGCAAGGAAGACCCAAAAGGGGCCTTGGCCAGGGAAGCCAAGGCCATTTTGCGGGAGCTGGGCGAAAGGGAGCGGGTGGTGGCGCTGGACGAGCGGGGTACGGAGTGGAGCACGGAGGAGCTGGCCAGCTTCCTGCACGTACACCTTCCCCTGGGGCCGCTGACCTTTGTGATTGGCTCGGATTTGGGGCTCCACCCGGAGGTGCTGGAGCGGGCCCAGGTCCGCTGGTCCCTGACCCGCCTGACATTGCCCCATGAGCTGGCGCGCCTTTTGGTTATGGAGCAGCTTTACCGCGCCTTGGACCTTTTGGCTGGGGGTTCCTACCACCGGGCTAAGGTATAA